In the Flagellimonas sp. HMM57 genome, one interval contains:
- a CDS encoding OmpH family outer membrane protein, which translates to MNTKVLLPLLVFMMSLHGFAQRGVRIGYVDMEYILENVEEYRDATEQLNTKAQKWKQEIELKQSVVEQMKKDLMAEKVLLTDELIAEREEEIQVLETEMLDYQQNRFGPQGDLVLQKQLLIQPIQDQVFNEVQKIGGNKRYDFIFDKSADVVMLYSEKRHDISDLVLREIGRTRKVSKSNRKEKEKNRLDKFRDEEAAEDKEISEALKERQAKAEQAQGEKAKAAEDRRAEQLKLREERKKAYEERRKKLLEEREAKRKAKLEERKKAQEQPKDSIEQ; encoded by the coding sequence ATGAATACCAAAGTTCTTTTGCCATTATTAGTTTTTATGATGTCCTTGCATGGATTTGCTCAACGAGGAGTACGTATTGGTTATGTGGATATGGAATATATCTTGGAAAATGTTGAAGAATACAGGGATGCGACTGAGCAACTAAACACAAAAGCTCAGAAATGGAAACAGGAAATTGAGCTAAAACAAAGTGTTGTAGAACAAATGAAGAAGGATTTAATGGCTGAAAAAGTCCTTCTAACAGACGAATTGATTGCAGAACGTGAAGAGGAAATTCAGGTTTTGGAAACGGAAATGTTGGATTACCAACAAAATCGTTTTGGTCCTCAAGGAGACTTGGTTTTACAAAAGCAACTTTTAATTCAGCCGATTCAAGATCAGGTTTTTAATGAAGTCCAAAAAATAGGTGGAAATAAAAGATACGATTTTATTTTCGATAAATCCGCAGATGTCGTAATGTTGTATTCCGAAAAAAGACACGATATCAGTGACTTGGTCTTAAGGGAGATAGGTAGAACAAGAAAGGTCAGTAAATCCAATAGGAAAGAGAAGGAAAAAAACCGGTTGGATAAATTTAGGGATGAGGAAGCTGCAGAGGATAAGGAAATTAGTGAAGCTTTAAAAGAGCGTCAGGCAAAAGCCGAACAAGCACAGGGAGAGAAAGCCAAAGCGGCAGAAGATAGAAGGGCCGAGCAGTTGAAATTGAGGGAGGAACGTAAAAAAGCGTACGAGGAAAGAAGAAAAAAATTATTGGAAGAGCG